One segment of Niabella beijingensis DNA contains the following:
- a CDS encoding carboxypeptidase regulatory-like domain-containing protein, with translation MNKPIRAVLLLLTILSLQTVVLLAQTTQASISGMVTDAENKPVAGATVLVYNTSTGFKQTTLTNNKGSYIFNEMPLGGPYYVQITSTGFTDQKKENLFLNQGDALRVNMQMETSVQNLENVTVSSGLKAKVENIGAATAIGSRLMTQLPVNGRNFANLTELSPLAGRGGSISGQLNTSTNYTIDGMNAKNPTSAGPTTSRSGAPYSISIEAVREFKVVTNQYDVTYGRSGGGTVSAVTKSGTNDFHGSVFGFGRANELSSGYDIVGNKRNNNYSTYQYGFSLGGPIIKNKLHFFVAWDHQLDQRSLVIADIQTPQDELRLKIRKDTLDKLIDFARQHFGLSNHAQYGSFPKTRNSDAAFARIDWQINDKNLLTVRNNFTSDQNKLGLIDNTAINLYESAGNDYNRDNSLLATLRTSVNSRMTNELKLQHLHTYQSSEPGDELPRENIPRAIIRNIPSVIDGKEYKTNVQFGGHRFAQEGFKNNVIQLVDNFYWNTDKIKYVFGFDLMGTFAKSIYGSEVNGRFEYNSLTDFFNNKPNLYYREAPISPDQEVKSSIWNIGVYGQLQTRLAKGLDFTGGLRIDYAKYPSAPFNQLVFEELKLRTDNKVNSLIVQPRLQFSWDINEAHTDYIRLGAGIFASDINNYMVINNLVFDGTHLATVDVRGADIPVPNFNEYRQNPSSAPTLPQFQVPTINMNGKDVKVPTVYKANLSYSRYITNRLRAGITGFITLGRHNYFYLDRNMVANPYFNIPNEDNRGVFIPLESMPASGNADWKQGRISNKLGRVLELNSIGKVNQFAVVVDATWQYFRDGEISASYTWNDNKDNATYNGNVANTATLVLPVKDDPRDLSSMAYSDNQFRHKVVFYGTSPTLAGFTIGVRYTGMGGTRYTLRSGVNSNGDFVTSDNDLAYIFDINDPSVPENIRNGLKAVLDNPNASESIKEYIRKYNGKMAARNGGINGFFGILDLHVGKKFRIAGTHALELSGDLFNVVNFFDKYKGSSKTLSNQAIYSPQTGTAFDAATRQFLYNVNTAGVVTPSGDPYQFQIGLRYSF, from the coding sequence ATGAATAAACCAATCCGTGCAGTTTTGCTGTTACTAACGATCCTGTCCCTCCAGACCGTGGTGCTTTTGGCCCAGACCACACAGGCATCTATTTCCGGAATGGTAACAGATGCAGAAAATAAACCGGTAGCCGGTGCCACCGTGCTGGTGTACAATACCTCAACCGGTTTCAAACAAACTACGCTGACCAATAATAAGGGCAGTTATATTTTTAATGAAATGCCGCTGGGCGGCCCCTATTATGTACAGATCACCTCAACCGGTTTTACTGATCAGAAAAAGGAGAACCTGTTCCTGAACCAGGGAGATGCCCTGCGGGTAAACATGCAAATGGAAACCAGTGTGCAGAACCTTGAAAATGTTACAGTGTCTTCCGGTCTTAAAGCAAAGGTGGAGAACATCGGTGCTGCCACCGCCATCGGTTCAAGACTGATGACGCAATTGCCGGTGAACGGAAGGAACTTTGCCAACCTTACCGAACTTTCCCCGCTTGCGGGCAGGGGCGGAAGTATTTCCGGTCAGCTGAACACTTCCACCAACTATACCATCGACGGGATGAATGCAAAGAACCCGACTTCGGCCGGCCCCACCACCAGCCGTAGCGGCGCGCCATACTCTATTTCCATTGAGGCCGTGCGGGAGTTTAAAGTAGTGACCAACCAGTACGATGTTACTTACGGACGAAGCGGCGGCGGAACCGTAAGTGCGGTGACCAAATCCGGTACCAATGATTTCCACGGATCTGTTTTCGGATTCGGAAGGGCCAACGAGCTTTCTTCCGGATATGATATCGTGGGTAATAAGCGGAACAATAACTATTCCACCTACCAGTATGGTTTTTCACTCGGCGGTCCCATCATTAAAAACAAACTTCATTTTTTTGTGGCCTGGGATCATCAGCTGGATCAGCGGTCGCTGGTGATCGCCGACATCCAGACCCCACAGGATGAACTGCGGCTGAAAATAAGAAAGGATACCCTGGATAAACTGATCGATTTTGCCCGTCAGCACTTTGGGCTGTCGAATCATGCGCAATACGGATCTTTTCCAAAAACACGTAATTCCGATGCCGCTTTTGCCCGGATCGACTGGCAGATCAATGACAAAAACCTGCTGACGGTCCGTAATAACTTTACCAGTGATCAGAATAAACTGGGACTGATCGACAACACCGCCATCAACTTATATGAATCGGCAGGGAATGATTACAACCGCGACAACAGCCTGCTGGCAACCTTAAGGACCTCGGTAAATTCCCGGATGACCAATGAACTCAAATTGCAGCACCTGCATACCTATCAGAGCAGCGAGCCCGGAGATGAACTGCCCCGGGAGAACATTCCCCGCGCCATCATCCGGAACATACCTTCGGTTATTGACGGCAAGGAATATAAGACCAATGTACAGTTTGGGGGGCACCGCTTTGCACAGGAAGGGTTTAAGAACAATGTGATCCAGCTGGTGGATAATTTTTACTGGAACACGGATAAGATCAAATATGTATTTGGTTTTGATCTGATGGGGACCTTTGCAAAATCCATCTATGGCAGTGAGGTGAACGGAAGATTTGAATACAACAGTCTGACCGATTTTTTCAATAACAAACCCAACCTCTACTACCGGGAAGCCCCCATCAGTCCGGACCAGGAAGTGAAGTCATCGATCTGGAATATCGGTGTTTACGGACAGCTGCAGACAAGGCTCGCGAAGGGACTGGATTTTACCGGCGGACTGCGGATCGACTATGCCAAATATCCTTCTGCGCCCTTCAACCAGCTGGTGTTTGAAGAGCTGAAATTACGTACCGACAACAAAGTGAACTCACTGATCGTACAACCCCGTCTGCAGTTCAGCTGGGATATCAATGAGGCACATACCGACTACATCCGGCTTGGGGCAGGGATCTTTGCATCGGATATAAACAATTATATGGTGATCAACAACCTGGTCTTCGACGGAACGCACCTGGCTACGGTGGATGTAAGAGGAGCGGATATACCTGTGCCCAACTTTAATGAATACCGGCAGAACCCGTCCAGCGCTCCCACGCTGCCGCAGTTCCAGGTGCCCACTATCAACATGAACGGAAAAGATGTAAAAGTGCCTACCGTTTATAAGGCGAATCTTTCTTACTCACGTTATATCACCAATCGCCTCAGGGCGGGGATCACCGGTTTTATCACCCTGGGCCGCCATAACTATTTCTACCTCGACAGGAATATGGTGGCAAACCCTTATTTCAATATTCCCAATGAAGATAACCGCGGTGTATTTATACCGCTGGAATCCATGCCGGCCAGTGGCAATGCCGACTGGAAGCAGGGCCGTATCAGCAATAAACTGGGCCGGGTACTGGAGCTGAACAGCATTGGAAAAGTAAACCAGTTCGCGGTGGTGGTGGACGCTACCTGGCAATACTTCCGGGATGGAGAGATCTCTGCCAGCTATACCTGGAATGATAATAAGGATAATGCCACTTATAACGGCAACGTGGCCAATACCGCTACACTGGTATTACCAGTCAAGGATGATCCCCGGGATCTGAGTAGCATGGCGTATTCCGATAACCAGTTCCGTCATAAAGTGGTGTTTTACGGAACATCACCCACGCTGGCCGGATTTACCATTGGCGTACGGTATACAGGAATGGGCGGCACCCGCTATACCCTGCGTTCCGGTGTGAACAGCAACGGGGATTTTGTAACCAGCGACAACGACCTGGCGTATATTTTTGATATCAATGATCCGTCCGTTCCGGAAAATATCCGCAACGGACTTAAGGCCGTGCTCGACAATCCGAACGCCAGTGAGAGCATCAAGGAGTATATCCGCAAATACAATGGTAAAATGGCCGCACGTAACGGTGGTATCAACGGGTTCTTCGGTATACTGGATCTGCACGTGGGAAAGAAGTTCCGTATTGCCGGAACGCATGCCCTCGAACTTTCGGGCGATCTGTTTAATGTGGTGAACTTCTTTGATAAATACAAAGGATCCAGCAAAACCCTGAGCAATCAGGCCATCTATTCCCCGCAAACGGGAACAGCCTTTGATGCCGCTACACGGCAGTTTCTGT
- a CDS encoding DUF3127 domain-containing protein — MMQLTGTLVQLLPLQKGMGKNGEWKKQDIIVETQAQYPKKVCISIWGDKINESLLQVGKALTISFDVESREYNGRWYTDVKAWKLEPAGGSNSGGGQYTDNNPSDTYSDLNEGTDDLPF, encoded by the coding sequence ATGATGCAGTTGACAGGAACCCTGGTGCAGCTATTGCCCTTACAGAAGGGAATGGGAAAGAACGGTGAATGGAAAAAACAGGATATTATTGTGGAAACACAGGCGCAGTATCCCAAAAAAGTATGTATCTCCATCTGGGGAGATAAGATCAATGAAAGCCTGCTACAGGTTGGTAAAGCCCTTACTATTTCATTTGACGTGGAAAGCCGCGAATACAACGGACGCTGGTATACCGATGTAAAGGCATGGAAGCTGGAACCGGCGGGAGGCAGCAACAGCGGCGGCGGTCAATACACCGATAATAACCCTTCAGATACCTACAGCGATCTGAATGAAGGAACGGACGATCTTCCTTTTTAA
- a CDS encoding TIGR02117 family protein, translating to MKIVRRFFKILLKTLLVLVLFIAGYVVAERLLSRWTVTAAGDEGPKKITAFLLSNGVHTDLVLPVVTDLKNWSQTFAYQHTLSRDTVYQWVAVGWGDKGFYLNTPEWKDLTLSTAFKAVTGLGETALHVTYYKHVSEGPLCRKLQLTEGQYRKLAGYVEAALDRNAGGAPVYIDTRAQYNRDDAFYEAKGAYSLFHTCNSWTNNALKTAGLKACKWAAFDKGLLYQYRQQQ from the coding sequence ATGAAAATTGTAAGACGTTTTTTCAAAATACTGCTAAAGACCCTGCTGGTCCTGGTCCTGTTCATTGCCGGGTATGTGGTCGCCGAACGGCTTCTTTCGCGGTGGACGGTTACAGCCGCCGGTGACGAAGGCCCTAAAAAGATCACTGCTTTTCTGCTTTCCAATGGGGTGCATACCGACCTGGTGCTTCCTGTAGTAACAGATCTTAAGAACTGGAGCCAGACTTTTGCCTATCAGCATACACTCAGCAGGGACACAGTCTATCAGTGGGTAGCTGTGGGTTGGGGCGATAAAGGCTTTTACCTGAACACACCGGAATGGAAGGACCTGACCCTGTCTACCGCATTCAAAGCCGTAACAGGACTGGGAGAAACGGCCTTACATGTTACCTATTATAAACATGTATCAGAAGGGCCGCTTTGCCGGAAGCTGCAGCTTACAGAAGGACAATACCGGAAACTGGCCGGATATGTGGAAGCTGCACTCGACAGAAATGCCGGGGGTGCGCCGGTTTATATTGATACCCGGGCGCAGTACAACCGGGATGATGCCTTTTATGAAGCAAAGGGCGCCTACAGCCTGTTTCATACCTGTAACAGCTGGACCAATAACGCATTAAAGACCGCCGGACTTAAAGCCTGTAAGTGGGCGGCATTTGACAAGGGGCTGCTGTACCAGTACCGGCAACAGCAGTAG
- the recA gene encoding recombinase RecA: MAKTDKTTEIDMNSEKLKALRLTMDKIDKDYGKGSVMLMNEKAEVTQEVISTGSIGLDTALGIGGLPRGRVIEIYGPESSGKTTIATHVIAEAQKKGGMCAIIDAEHAFDSSYAKKLGVNVDNLLISQPDYGEQALEIADRLILSGALDVVVIDSVAALVPKSELEGEMGDSKMGLHARLMSQALRKLTATISKTNTICIFINQLREKIGVMFGNPETTTGGNALKFYASVRLDIRRSAQIKDGDAAIGNRVKVKVVKNKVAPPFRSSEFDIIFGEGISKTGEIIDMGVELGILQKSGSWYSYNNDKLGQGRDAVKALLLDNPELAAQVETQIREKIKEMQG, translated from the coding sequence ATGGCAAAAACAGACAAAACAACAGAAATAGACATGAACAGCGAGAAGCTGAAAGCATTGCGCCTTACGATGGATAAGATTGATAAGGATTATGGGAAAGGCAGTGTAATGCTGATGAATGAAAAGGCTGAAGTGACCCAGGAAGTGATTTCCACCGGTTCCATAGGCCTGGATACAGCGCTTGGGATCGGTGGCCTGCCCCGTGGCCGCGTTATTGAAATTTACGGGCCGGAATCTTCCGGTAAGACCACAATAGCAACCCATGTGATCGCGGAAGCACAGAAAAAAGGTGGTATGTGCGCCATTATAGATGCGGAGCATGCATTTGACAGCAGCTACGCCAAAAAACTGGGCGTAAATGTCGACAACCTGCTGATCTCCCAGCCGGATTATGGGGAGCAGGCACTGGAAATTGCGGACCGGCTGATCCTTTCCGGGGCCCTGGATGTAGTGGTGATCGACTCTGTTGCCGCCCTGGTACCTAAAAGCGAGCTAGAAGGCGAAATGGGAGACAGCAAAATGGGTTTACATGCCCGTTTGATGAGCCAGGCATTGCGTAAGCTTACAGCCACCATTTCAAAAACAAACACAATTTGTATTTTCATTAACCAGCTGCGTGAAAAGATCGGGGTAATGTTCGGTAACCCTGAAACGACGACAGGTGGTAATGCTCTGAAGTTCTATGCTTCCGTACGGCTCGACATCCGCCGTTCCGCGCAGATCAAAGACGGAGATGCCGCAATCGGTAACCGCGTAAAGGTAAAAGTGGTAAAGAACAAAGTGGCTCCCCCGTTCCGCTCCTCCGAATTTGACATCATCTTCGGGGAAGGCATTTCCAAAACCGGCGAGATCATCGACATGGGCGTGGAGCTGGGCATTTTACAAAAAAGCGGCTCCTGGTACAGCTATAATAATGATAAACTGGGACAGGGGCGTGATGCTGTAAAAGCGTTGCTGCTGGACAATCCGGAGCTGGC